One region of Alosa alosa isolate M-15738 ecotype Scorff River chromosome 1, AALO_Geno_1.1, whole genome shotgun sequence genomic DNA includes:
- the LOC125305860 gene encoding LOW QUALITY PROTEIN: KN motif and ankyrin repeat domain-containing protein 2-like (The sequence of the model RefSeq protein was modified relative to this genomic sequence to represent the inferred CDS: deleted 1 base in 1 codon), translating into MEKQTVNGISPNMNGNWKRPPSYSVETPYGFHLDLDFLKYVDDIEKGNTLKRVPMQRRTRPASASAHHNHSLPGHGRTHGPTQWSSIGSLWPKPRGADGQHTYDGVLSGYPRHPGAPCTSPTSAHMEESIRAFDEQPLGCYVRPNLLRASSLPATVLQRKRSESNDDPTSPRGSRGHLLLQEDDGSSEDVFVDSGRMSAPVGGSGAGTLQRLTAALRRVEELEEEIRVVPELRAQICILQEEKEKLLTRLYSDPESSPEAPNSGPKANGRLRASRAGGKADWGNGHSSGRGSSSLEDQEEDWMSRELQRLEEKVKASSVQVETEAMMSSVRDGTLSGAGQRSARSVPSKERAEHQSVDALQKRLASLEQRLRESEKELEMAKTMLQTHVEEGRLKDQRIEELRKMERAEAQQDATRNLNTTISSSCSVTQQGMPSKKDASEITPKEWRVAGDGGSRQEGRSQHVSHHVGRVRQLLQEQWECLCAGQRPAEPLPPRLSSIQEELVRLVDTLASSVDPGQRSGPGHQLTEAKTSALGGGYCLVEETIRSGGANHSRPSGCEEIVKEDSSHRDETNPHRRTERERDIQTQPGSQRQTTGSATQQERTEGNSGGHQGGSRESMESGNEANRVDEAFIAACLYLRDHMDEMANLNDDMRQALTVVFQQWFHVTAEEDSSVHTVALYLDKVRAAAPSLLHFLVNLADDNGNTALHYSVSHSNFAIVQTLLSTGVCDVDVRNKAGYTSIMLASLTAADSALDLEVVRQLLRSGDVSVRAGQAGQTALHLAARHGRRLIVPLLLAAGADANAQDRSGSTALMLTCERGHGDLVAFLLEQANCDLTLTDREGRCALSIALQASFTNIADLLKAHMAS; encoded by the exons ATGGAAAAACAGACAG TAAATGGCATATCTCCAAACATGAATGGGAATTGGAAAAGGCCACCCTCCTACTCAGTGGAGACACCATATGGCTTTCACCTGGACCTGGACTTCCTGAAGTATGTGGACGACATTGAGAAGGGGAACACCCTCAAGCGGGTCCCCATGCAGAGGAGGACCAGGCCCGCCAGCGCCAGTGCCCACCACAACCACAGCCTCCCGGGCCACGGACGCACCCATGGCCCCACTCAGTGGAGCTCCATCGGCTCCCTCTGGCCCAAGCCCCGCGGCGCGGACGGCCAGCACACGTACGACGGAGTCCTGTCCGGCTATCCCAGACATCCAGGCGCCCCTTGCACATCGCCGACCAGTGCTCACATGGAGGAGAGCATCCGGGCGTTTGACGAGCAGCCACTGGGGTGCTACGTGAGGCCCAATCTGCTGCGGGCCTCCAGCCTGCCGGCCACTGTCCTGCAGCGCAAGCGCTCCGAGTCCAACGACGACCCGACCAGTCCCCGGGGCTCCAGGGGCCACCTGCTGCTGCAGGAGGACGACGGCTCCTCCGAGGACGTGTTCGTCGACTCGGGCAGGATGTCGGCGCCGGTCGGCGGGTCAGGGGCGGGGACTCTGCAGAGGCTCACGGCGGCCCTGCGGCGGGtcgaggagctggaggaggagatcCGGGTGGTCCCAGAGCTCAGGGCCCAGATCTGCATCCtgcaggaggagaaggagaagctcCTCACCAGGCTCTACTCGGACCCGGAGAGCAGCCCGGAAGCGCCGAACTCCGGTCCGAAGGCAAACGGCCGACTGCGGGCTTCACGGGCAGGCGGCAAGGCCGATTGGGGCAACGGGCACAGTTCGGGACGCGGCTCGAGCAGTCTGGAGGATCAAGAGGAGGACTGGATGAGCCGGGAACTGCAGCGGCTTGAAGAGAAGGTCAAGGCCTCTTCTGTGCAGGTGGAGACTGAGGCCATGATGTCATCCGTCCGAGATGGCACACTTTCAGGGGCAGGTCAGCGGTCAGCTCGCTCAGTCCCCAGTAAGGAACGAGCAGAGCACCAGTCTGTGGACGCCCTACAGAAGAGGCTCGCTAGCCTGGAGCAGAGGCTCAGAGAGTCAGAAAAAGAGCTGGAGATGGCCAAGACCATGCTGCAGACCCACGTGGAGGAGGGCAGACTGAAGGACCAGAGAATAGAGGAGCtcaggaagatggagagagccGAGGCCCAGCAGGATGCTACCAGAAACCTAAACACCACCATCAGCTCCTCATGCTCAGTCACCCAGCAAGGAATGCCCAGTAAAAAGGATGCCTCTGAAATCACCCCAAAGGAATGGAGAGTGGCTGGGGATGGGGGCAGCAGACAGGAGGGGA GGAGCCAGCACGTAAGTCACCACGTGGGAAGAGTGCGCCAGCTCCTCCAGGAGCAGTGGGAGTGTCTGTGCGCAGGCCAGAGGCCGGCGGAGCCCCTGCCCCCCAGGCTCAGCTCCATCCAGGAGGAGCTGGTGAGGCTGGTGGACACTCTGGCCTCCAGCGTGGACCCTGGGCAGAGGAGCGGCCCTGGACACCAGCTCACCG AAGCTAAGACCTCTGCTTTGGGAGGCGGGTATTGTCTGGTTGAAGAGACTATCAGGAGTGGTGGAGCTAATCATAG CAGGCCATCTGGTTGTGAGGAGATTGTAAAAGAAGACTCATCACACCGAGATGAAACCAACCCACATAGGAGGACTGAACGAGAACGGGACATTCAGACACAGCCAGGATCACAAAGACAGACAACAGGGTCAGCAACACaacaggagaggacagagggaaACTCAGGTGGACACCAGGGGGGATCGAGAGAATCGATGGAATCAGGAAATGAAGCAAACAG GGTTGATGAGGCCTTCATCGCTGCATGTCTTTACCTGAGGGACCACATGGATGAAATGGCAAATCTGAACGATGACATG AGGCAGGCCCTGACGGTGGTGTTCCAGCAGTGGTTCCATGTGACGGCTGAGGAGGACTCGTCTGTCCACACGGTGGCGCTGTACCTGGACAAAGTCAGGGCCGCAGCGCCCTCGCTTCTTCACTTCCTCGTCAACCTGGCAGACGACAACGGCAACACTGCCCTGCACTACAGCGTGTCTCACTCGAACTTCGCCATCGTTCAGACCTTACTGAGCACAG gtGTTTGTGACGTGGACGTGCGGAACAAGGCTGGCTACACCTCCATCATGCTGGCCTCTCTCACTGCTGCAGACTCCGCTCTGGACCTGGAGGTGGTGCGCCAGCTCCTACGGAGTGGAGACGTCAGCGTCCGCGCTGGCCAG GCAGGGCAGACTGCCCTGCACCTGGCTGCAAGGCACGGGCGCCGGCTAATCGTGCCACTCCTTCTGGCCGCGGGTGCCGATGCCAACGCCCAGGACCGCAGCGGCAGCACTGCTCTCATGCTGACCTGTGAGCGGGGACATGGCGACCTCGTCGCTTTCCTTCTGGAGCAGGCCAACTGCGATCTGACCCTCACTGATAGG gaGGGACGCTGCGCTCTGTCAATAGCTCTCCAGGCGTCCTTTACCAACATTGCCGACCTTCTGAAAGCCCACATGGCCTCTTAA